GattaatacagagacccataTCTGGTAAAGCACACAAAATGAGAGGCTGTGAAATACTCATTTCTAAATTTGATATCTATATCATGTTTCTACTCCCAAGGCTCAGGAACCATTGTGAAAGAGAGAGCAGAAAAATTTTAAGGTCAGTATCTGGAAAGCCAGTCAACAAAAGTCTGCCATGAATAGGGTGTTCCCACTCCAACATCTAAATGGAGCTTAATTAGTACATAGATGCATCATCTCTGGGCCAAAGAAGTCCTTAATATATTCTTGTCTTACACGGTAGATAGCACTGTCATCTGACCCTACTTATCCCAAACACTCTAGAACTGTCCTTACTTTCCTGTACGTACCAATAAACTCCACGTACTGGATCCAACCTTGGGACTTTTTGGGTCTGAGGTCAGAGATGCTGTCTTAACATGGTTGCTTTCGTAGAGAGCCTAGAATGAGATGATGCTCTGAGCTCTAGCACACAGAGCAGGGCCAGAACGTATCACCAGGCCAGAACAGCTAGAAAAGCCAACTCTCAGAAAAGGGACTATAACCTACTTACAATGAAAAGGGTCTGGTGATATCTACACAGATCCTGGGAAAGCAAGCCTTGGAGTCTGCAACTCTACCAATGGATGCAGGCAAATGCAGAGTTTGCTCAAAGCATCAGGGAATGGTTGGAGGAGTGCAGCTGCCTCTCCTTCGGGAAGCTTTACTGCCTCTGATgactttctctcttttattcaTCATATCTTCAAACCACTGAGATGAATATTGTACCTTTGAAAGAGGTAGAACTCTAAGGTCTGAAAGTTGACCTAAGATCTGTGGGTGAAACACCTTGTTTTAACTCGAAAGGGTTATCACAGGAGAAGCATGACTGTGAAACAAACATCAGAAATATCCATGTATCATTCCTATTGATCAATTATTTATGAAATAAATGAGGAAAATGTCTTTTTGGGAGcctcctggaaaaggcaaaacAATGGAGGTAAGGATCCTCATGGGTAAATTTGGTAACCTTGGAACTCAGCAGGTTAGGTCTTGATTGTTATTAAAGAGAAAAACCTACCAAGGATGCATCATAAGATCTACAGATCATAAAAATCTAGAGAAGTTCCACATAAACCTAGGAGGCCACATTTGGAGGCTAAGTCTAGCTATATGCTATGTACACTTGATAAAaatgggctaagaaagaaattagggaaaggataccCTTTGcaattgtcacaaataatatgaaatatcttggtgtaatgcCTAACCTAGCAAGTGAAAGCCATCactatgataagaacttcaagtctctggagaaagaaattgaaggagactgcaaaaaacagaaagatctcccatacccATGGATCATTGGGATTAACATAGTacaaatggccatcttaccaaaagtaatctataaattcaatgcaatctccaccaaaattccaactctaactcttcacaaagatagaaagaacaattttcaaatttattgggaataacaaaaagaagaagaagaaagaaagaaagaaaagaaaaaaaacacccgGGATATCataaaccattctcaacaataaaaggacttctggggaaataactatccctgacttcaagctgtaatACATAGCAATCACGgttaaaacctgtatggtattggtacagagacaggcaggttgatcaatggaatagaattgaagacctagaaatgaatcTACGCACCTACGGTaatttgatctttgaaaaaggagctaagtctgtaaggcaaaggacacggtggttaggacaaaacggcaaccaacagattgggaaaagatctttaccaatcctacaacagataaaggccttatatccaaaatatacaaagaactcaagaagttagaccgcagggagacaaataaccgtattaaaaatggggttcagagctaaacaaagaattcacagctgaggaatactgaatggctgagaaacacctaaagaaatgttcaacatctttagttataagggaaatgcaaatcaaaacaaccctgagatttcacctcacaccagtgagaatggctaagataaaaaactcagatgacaagagatgctggcgaggatgcagagaaagaggaacacttctccattgttggtgggattgcagactggtacaaccattctggaaatcagtctggaggttcctcagaaaactggacattgaactgcctgaggatccagctatacctctcttgggcatatacctaaaagatgccccaacatataaaaaagacacgtgctccactatgttcatcgcagccttatttataatagccagaagctggaaagatgcccttcaacagaggaatggatacagaaaatgtggtacatctacacaatggaatattactcagctatcaaaaacaatgactttatgaaattcgtaggcaaatggtcagaactggaaaatatcatcctgagtgaggtaacctaatcacagaaaaacacacatggtatgcactcattgataagtggctattagcccaaatgcttgaattaccctagatgcctagaacaaatgaaactcaagacggatgatcaaaatgtgaatgcttcactcctgctttaaaaggggaaaaagaatacccttggcagggaagagagaggcaaagattaaaacagacacagaaggaacacccattcagagcctgccccacatgtggcccatgcatatacagtcatccaattagacaagatggatgaagcaaagaagtgcaggccgacaggaaccggatgtagatctctcctgagagacacagccagaatacagcaaacacagaggcgtatgccagcagcaaaccactgaattgagaataggacccctgttgaaggaatctgagaaagaactggaagagcttgaaggggcttgagaccccataggtacaacaatgccaagcaaccagagcttccagggactaagccactacctaaagactatacatggactgaccctgaactctgacctcataggtagcaatgaatatcctagtaagagcaccagtggaaggggaagtcctgggtcctgctaagactgaatccccagtgaactagattgttggggggaggtggcaatggggggaggatgtggaggggaacacccataaaggggggagggggagggattagggggatgtttgcccggaaaccgggaaagggaataacactcgaaatgtaaataagaaatactcaagttaataaaaaaaaaagattcctctctgtgtatttacaggttgttaatgTTCTTAGGGGATGGATGGTATcagactttgtatgtttaagtgggcaattatatcttaccaactgggtcaactgtgttgtgtgttcttttatgtgatggtttgagtgtagcaaagtgtgctGCGGCAGGAGACATTGGGCCgccaaggagttgggatgtgtttctgccaagatatctagcagatatcttgggacacgtGGTTctggacctagcgaggtaaaagacaaaaatacttttttaaaaaattttttatatttttacaacaacaagtatatacccaaaagatgctccaacatatatcaaggacacatgctcctttTGACAGAAAGAATtctagattaatatttttgagatggatgCTTGGTCTCTACAGTTTTTATCTCCCCTTTTGGGTATGTCtgctaaagtcctccctgttgggaCCTGGAaaactcttgggtccctggcatctggactttctagtggctaccctcactttcccctcctcccctgctacacacctactttcaaattcctgactctctctctgtatttctcacccatctcttcccatatctgaactgcccccccttttttcctccccctcctctctccctcccagatccctctctccctctacttacCAGAGATTATTTTCTACACCCTAGTTAGTAGTActatagcatccacactttgttgtgatcttctttcttcctgggtttcatatggtctgtgagttatattGTGTATCAATTCCAAGTgtcattttggctaatatccaaatattagtgagtggataccatgggtgttcttttgtgactgggttatctcaccaGTTTCATaaatttgcctaagaacttcatgaaCTCATTGACCTtactagctgagtagtactccattctatagatggaccacattttctctatccatttccCTGTTGAAGGACATAGAGATTCTTTCTAGTTCCtgactattataagtaaggctgctatgaacacagtgaagcATGAGTCCTTGTATAAGGAGATGAGaataggtcaatttgcattcttctacatgctggctgcCAGTTAAGCCAGCACAATTTATTGAAatgagcctgagaaaaagaatgTCCAGTGTCAGGCCCAAAGTGGATttcagctcaagggaaggccccaaaACCTGATACCATTACTGAAGGTATGAGGCGTTCACAAAAAGGTACCTACCATGACCGTTCTCCAAAAAATagaacaaacagctgaaagagaataaggtgcagatatgtgcacccaaccaatgaacagaagcttctgagaCCTCTGGTTGAATcagggaaaagctgaaggaagctaAGGTAGAGGACAAttctgtagaaggaccagcagtctcaattaacctgagatctcttagacactggatcacccaccaggcagcatataccatcggagatgaggcctccaacacatgtacagcagaggactccctagTCTGggatcagtcagagaagattcacataatcctcaagagactggaggccccaggaagtttagaggtctggtggagtgggtggAGTAGAGACATACTTATGGAGATGGGAGGGAATGTAGGGTGGTGAgcaggaggtatgggatgtagaacccTAGGGGGAGGACCaaaaagggaataaaatctgcagtataaaaataaatagataaaatagaaaaaaagaaaatgctgttttccattggatggtttcagcttctttgtcaaagatctagtgaacataggtgtgtaggttcatttctgggtcttctgttCTTTCATTGATCCacttgcttgtctctgtaccaatatcacactgttttttgtcactattggtctatcatactgcttgagatcagggatggtgatttccccagaagttcttttattgttgagcatagattttttttgctatccttgtttttttgttattccagatgaatttgctaattgctctttctaactatatggagaattgagatggaatttttgtgggaatttcattgaatctgaataatttttatattatttgtgactattgtggatGGTGTcaggtgtcattttcctaattctttttagcccgtttatcctttgagtagaaggaagctactgatttgtttgagttacttttatatccagtcacttggctgaagttgtttatcatgtttagtagtattctggtggaattttgggggtcacttgaatatactatcatatcatctgcaaatagtgatatttagactttttcctttccCACTCGTATCCCTTtggcttccttttgttgtctaattgctctgtctaggacttcgagcactatattgaataagtagggagaaagtaggcagccttgtctagtccctgattttagtgggattggttcaagtttctaTTTATTTTGGTGTTGGCTGTTGTTTtactgtatgttgcttttactgtgtctaggtatgggccttgaattcctgatcttttcaagacttttactATGAGGagtgttgaatgttgtcaaatcCTTTCTCGGCATGTAATGAGATcatcatgtgttttatttttctttacatttttttggttcttttttttcggagctggggactgaacccagggccttgagcttcctaggcaagtgctctaccactgagctaaatccccaaccccctttacatttttttatatagtgggttacattgatggatttccataactgaaccatccctgcacacTTACCTGgtatgaagcatacttgatcattgtgaatgatcatttcaatgtgttcttggattctgtttggaagaattatattgagtattttttttgcATCGGTATTCATGAGGAAATTGATCAGAAGATCAATTTTGTCGAATTTTTATTTAGCttgggtataagcataattgtggactcaaagaacaaatttttagtgttccttctgtttctattttgtgaaagagtttgaaaagtattggtattctttggtgatctgatagaattctggactaaacccatctagtcctgggttttttcagttgggagacttttaatgaatttttctatttctttaggcattatgGGACTCTTTAAGTAGTTTATCTGGCCTgatataactttggtacctggtatcttccTAGAAAATTGTcagtttcctccagattttccagttttgttgagtatagggttttgtagttgtatctgataatttttttttgaatttcctcagtttctgctgttatCTCTCCTTTTTcaattctaattttgttaatttggatactctctgtgtgccctgtgattactctggctaagagtttatctatcttgttgattttctcaaagattcagctcttagttttgttgattctttgtatagttctttttgtttctacttggttgatttcagccctgagttggatttttcctgctgtctactgctcttgggtgtatttgttccatttcattctagagctttcaggtgttctgtcaagctgctgacatatgctctctccagtttctttttagaggcacttggagctatgagatttcctctcagcactgctttcattgtgtcccatacatttgtgtatgttgtgtcttcattttcattaagttctacaaagtctttaatttctttcattatccgttccttgaccaagttatcattgagtagagagagcattgttcagcctccatgtgtatgtgggctttctcttgttttgttgttactgaagatcaGCCtaagtctatggtgatctgataggatgcgtgggatAATTTATATCATCTTGTATCTggtgaagcctgttttgtgaccaattgtttggtcagttttggagaacaaagcatgaggtgctgaggagaagatatattcttctgtgttaagataaaatgttctatagacatttgttaaatccatttggttcatagcttctgaTAATTGTACTGTATCTCTGttatgtttctgtttccatgatctatccactAACAACCATGGAGTGTTGAAGCCTCCCACTCTTATTATGTGTGCTCCAATATATATTTTGTGCTTTTGTAAAGTttcttgtgtgcatgtgggtgccaTTGCATTTGTAGCTTAGACATTCTGAATTGAGtgctcatcttggtagatttttcctttgatgaatatgaagtgtctttccttatcttttttgataacttttggttcaaagtcaactttattCCATATTGAAATGGCTAtttcagcttctttcttgggaccatttgctaaAAAACTTTTTCCAGCCTTCtatgctgaggtagtgtctgtctttgtcactgagttgtgttttatttatgcagcaaaatggtggttcctgtttacatatccagtatgttgctctatgtcattttattggggaattgaggttatgagatattaaggaatagtgactgctgtttcctgttatttttgttgttagaggaggaattatgtttgtgtggctctctacttttgggttttttgaaagaagattgctttcttcctttttctagggtgtactttcCCTCTTCGTGTtggatttttccatctattatccttcatagggctggatttgtggaaagatatagtgttaattttgttttgtcatggaatatattggtttctccatctatggtaattgagagttttctggTTATATTAGTATTCTGTTAGgacctggcatttgtgttctcttagggtctataagacatctgcccaggatcttctggctttactAGTCTCTGGGGAGatgtttggtgtaattctgagtaATTCTGTAtctctacctttatatgttacttgacctttctcccttactgctttaatattctttctttgtattatgtatttggtgttttgactattatgtgacaggaggaatttcctttctggtccaatctacttggagttatataagcttcttgtatgtttatggcatttctttcttcaggttagagaggttttcttttataattttgttgaagatatttactgtcctttAAGTTCAgagtctttgttctcttctataactattatccttagatttgaacttctcattgtgtcctggatttcctgggtgttttgagttaggagcattttttgcattttctttgatagttgcttcaatgttttctatggcatcttctgcccctgagattctctcttctatctcttttattcagTTCATGATACtgacatctatgactcctgatctttttcctaagttttctatctccagggttctcttcctttgtgatttcttcattatttctatttccacttttagatcctgaatggttttgttcaattacttcaccagtttggttgtgttttcctttcattctttagggatttttgtgtttcctctttaagggcttctacctgtttatctgtgttctcctttatttctttatgggagttcTATATGttcttcttaaattcctctatcctcatcatgagatgtaattttaaatagaaatctTGCCTTTCTGCTGTGATGGGGTAACCAGTACTTGTGGTGGGAGGACTGGGATCCGATAATGcaaaatagtcttggtttctgttacttaggttcaagtgcttgcctcttcccatctggttatttctgatatcagttggtcttgctgtctcttactGGAGCTTGCTCCtcctgtgaacctgtgagcctgtgagcctgtgatctttgaaGTGACAGCAGTCTTGGGAGGCCATCTCTCTCCTGGTAGGATTTGGGTCTAGAAGGCTCTGGGACAGCCTTAACTCTGGGCACAGATGAAGACCAGAAGGATATGCCGAACATTTTTGTCACCTAAGTCCACAAGTTCACATGCATTCATTGTCAGAGCTTGCAGCTTCTAATGGCATAGAGTCCTGTTTTCATTGCCTCTCCATTTCTGTACAACAGATCTTTGGCTATGGCTCGCTCAATTCCATCTAACCTGCTCCACTTTATTTCGCCATTCTCTACCCTCAGAGGCTAAAATGTAAGCATAGATAGATTTGATTTGGGGTACAACAAAGATGCAAATTATTACTGTTGAACATGTTAATATCTATCCTAGCCACAAACTGTCACAGACATAATATCACCTTTTGTAGGTGACCGAGTTAGAATCACTAATGATCTTAATAGAGATACCTAATTGTAAAATCCCAAATACCTTtggtgggtggggacatcctatTCACTGAAAGGTAATATGCTCAAGTTAAGTTCGTCCTCTTCTCCAGCAGCTGCTGGCAAGAGAAACCTGCTATTAAGTAGAGACCCTGTAAATATGAGTCTTAGTAAAAGGTTACTGGATACCAATGCGTGTCTGCACTTGCCCCTTAAGCATTCCTGCACCTATGAGACGTTGTAACACTAAATAGCCAATTTAAAGCAGCATGACAGGTTGAAGAAAAGACTAGAAAAACATCTATGTTTGAGGAGCTTtagtaaaaatgtttcttttttccctcagAGGGGCTTTATCTTTATAGATACATATTGTTCTGGACCTGAAAATTATGTTGCTAGTCCTATATATGAGGCATATCCATTACAAAAGCACTTTGATATACCCTGAGGCCTATAACTTCCTGTGGAGAAATGATGAAAGGCGATGAGGTCATGGCTACCTGTAACTTCTATGAGATAACTTAAGGTATATATTTCGGGGTTGGTCTTCCTACATGCTAAAAAGAAGAGGTGATAATTTAGTGTTTGTGGCACAATTCTCTGAGGTCCATTTTCTCATGTCCTCCCAGCTGTAATAAGTATCACAGCACATTAAAATATAGTGGTATATAGGTTTTGGGTTATGAATCAATAAGCCAGAATTCTAATTCTACCTCTGCTACTGACTAGCTGAATGATTTCTAAAATATCCTTTTCCCCTTGAGGATATTCTGAAAAGAACAGCTTTTATTAATCCAGTGTTTTCTGTCATTGAGTTTCTGGAGATATGTCTTAGAGAAAGATGGTGAGAGCCAGGTAATGAGTACATCATATCGCCTATCTCGCTGTTATGCTTTCAATCTTGAAGATGTCTCAGTGCTGAAAATACTGAAATGTACTATTCTTTGTTCTTTTAGTGGTCCTGGTTATCTCTGGATTCCAATTTGGGAAACAGTACATTAAGATGGTCTTTTATTACAGGATACAATGTATATACATACTTGTATCAGAAGCTTGACAAGAACAGAAATCTAGAGAGGATATCAGATTGATATGGTTATGGTGGAGAGAGAAAGGTTAAGGGTGATTGAAGGAAAAGAGGTTCAGATTTCATACTTTGGGGCAATGGAAAACATCCACAAACCCCAAAGAATTTGTTGTTGTGGTATTCCAGGAGACAAGAATTTAACTTTGCCTTTACTGAACAACAGAATACGACAATATATAGTAGAGAGTGTGGGCTTCATAATAAGGTTAGTTGTAAATGAATTTTAgatctgtttatttcttttagcCTATCTTAAGTAACAAGGACCTATGCTAGGTATATGATTAGACATTTTCCTGCTTGTTGATAAGGTTAGGgatttgatatatttattttttccttgatttttgaGATGTTTTCAcatcatgcagcccaggctagcattGAACTTAGCATGCTGGTGCCTCTGACTCCCAACTGCTTGATGTATGATGTATGCTTGAGGTATGTGCCATGATCTCTGGCTCCAGATAAAcattattttctgccttttcttgaATGTGTTGTAATACTAAATTCTATACACAAAAGTCAAGTGACTTCTCGTGTTTACAAGCTTcggttgtgcaaaccttgttccttgatttaaaactattggttaaataaaattgactaCAGCAAATTACTGGAGGGATTGGGGTAGGTAGGTTTggagtggtcttgttggaggaggagagaacagggagaaaggaggagaaggagagagaggaaaccaCTAAAGGGAAGATAGACCATGACGAAgggaaacagcaagtatctggaGTACACcactggggaggtagccaggtcATAAGTTAGAAGAGTAGAATAGGGGTCAccccccagtaattgtcaaagccaaataaaataatgatagtCTGTGTCTCATTTACTTGTAAGCTAGTCAGAAATAAGCTTAAATTGGTTACATTACACCAAATGACATTATTTCTCCCCAGCTATTTGTTACAGTTTGTTCAATTCcctaaattatattttcatttataaaataaaaaataatgttttatgttCTTTATACTTTTTTTCTTATGGTACAATGGTGTGAAGATTATGCGATCCCAGCTAGTTCTCTGTCACTGAGCTGTATCATTGCTCACAGTACTCAGAGACTAGAACAATCATCATGTTTTGTCCCATAATTGTAAGTTCTGATGAGTAACTGTGACTAATGAGTTAATTGGGGTTATCGTTCcatttgtgttttttgttgtttttgcagGAATATTCAGTAATAACAATGAGCCTGGTCTAGTTCCAATCAAACTTTGCATGCAGCAATCGCGGGCACAATTCAGAACTGGATATCTCAATAAGCAATGATCACTGGTTTCTGTAAAGGATCTGAAAATTCTAATTAGTGAGTCCCCTCTAACTTGTAGTTTTTAAGATTTACCCCTGCAAATCTCAATAATAAACATTGAGGAACCTTCTGAATCTCAGCACAGATGTAGACTGAATCTAACTCAACTTATGGAGCACCACATAAATCCTCAATAGAAGAAAGTGAATGAATAGTGTTATTTGCAGTCCAGCTGTCAATTATGCTTTATCCTGTAAAAACATGGTGAGACTAAACGCTTTCTAACCTACCTGTAAAATGAGAATCATTTTAACTTCTAACTAGTATTATATAAGCTCACATGTAAATATGTCAAAATGTCATATTTATAGTCCTAAACTTAGatcttttcttcttaaatatttCTCATCAAATCACTCTCTcagaaaatatagaatatattgCACATACAATCTTCCCTTACTATATTTTGACTTAACTACACAAACAGTCCTAAACACTTAACCAGAGAAATGAAATTGTTCTTAACAAGCTTTCATGTGTAACACAGgaaaacactgaacaaaatgtAAATCTTCATAAAATCTATTATCTCTTGAGGCACACAAGAGATTATTGACTGTGCCTCAGTATTTTCTGTACAGCAGCTTTCACTTCCTGATTTCTCAAACTGTAGATGAGAGGATTTAGCATAGGGATCACCACAGTATAAAACACTGAGATCATCTGATTTCCTGCTTGAGATCCATGCCGAGAGGGCTGCAGGTATGTGTACATTGTTGTCCCGTAGTACAGAGCAACTGCAGTCAAGTGGGAAGTACAGGTGGAAAAGGCTTTCTGTTTGCCAGAAACTGATGGAATGCCCATGATAGTCATAAATATAGACATATAGGAGACAAGAATTACCACAACAGAGGTGACAAGGGTGAATCCCCCACAGCCAACTACCAAGAATTGGGTTATCCAGGCATCAGAACAAGCCAATGCCAGCAGTGGGGggatatcacagaagaagtgTGAAATGACATGTGGCTGGCAGAAGGACAGTTGTGTGATGGAAGTTGTTACAGCAACCATGTTAAATAACCCACCAAGGTAACATCCTGCTACCAAGAGGATACAACGAACTTTTGACATTGTAATGTGGTAAAGCAATGGCCGACAGACGGCAGTGTAACGGTCATAGGCCATGGACGCCAAAATGTTACATTCAGCAGAAGCGAAGATGATGAACAAGCCCATTTGAGCCatacaagcaaagaaagaaacttcCTGTAGCTGAGATAATAAGTTGACTAAAGTCTTTGGGGTTGTGATGGAAGAGAAACAGACATCAAGGAAGGACagatttgagagaaaaaaatacataggCGTGTGGAGGCGGTGGCTGACTTGAATTAGGACCACAAGCCCTAGGTTCCCCAGCACAgtgatgaaataaataataaaaaagagtcCAAAAAGTAGGACTGCAAGCTGATGGTTATCTGTCATACCAAGAAGGATGAATTTAGTGCCTGCAGATGAATTCTCCATTGACAAGGCTGACAATCACTCCTGACTTGTTAAAAGCTCTTTAGGctgtgagaaaataaaagaaaactagtTGGTATGTGTAAAGTAGTCCTCCAAATACATAAATCAGGGCACTAGCTAACCCTTCCCCTTATCTGTAGTCACATGTCAAGTCCCTTTCCCTACCTGAGTGCCATTTCCAAATAAAATGTGTAATATGGAGACgctaaagaaatacagaaaagcaaGACAGAGGCTAACAAAACCCAGGAGCTAAGAGGAAATTAGGGGTGACAAAAGAGCAAAGGCCTAGGAAGCCAATGAGACCTGACATTAGTTGTCAAAGGAATAAGTGGGGATATATTATATGTGcttataataacaacaacaaacaaataaacaacaaaacaatgacaaaatgaAATAGTGCAGTTGAACTTCATCTCGTCCTCCCTCCTACGCCTATGGGATGGA
The window above is part of the Rattus norvegicus strain BN/NHsdMcwi chromosome X, GRCr8, whole genome shotgun sequence genome. Proteins encoded here:
- the Or5bh3 gene encoding olfactory receptor Olr1767 — its product is MENSSAGTKFILLGMTDNHQLAVLLFGLFFIIYFITVLGNLGLVVLIQVSHRLHTPMYFFLSNLSFLDVCFSSITTPKTLVNLLSQLQEVSFFACMAQMGLFIIFASAECNILASMAYDRYTAVCRPLLYHITMSKVRCILLVAGCYLGGLFNMVAVTTSITQLSFCQPHVISHFFCDIPPLLALACSDAWITQFLVVGCGGFTLVTSVVVILVSYMSIFMTIMGIPSVSGKQKAFSTCTSHLTAVALYYGTTMYTYLQPSRHGSQAGNQMISVFYTVVIPMLNPLIYSLRNQEVKAAVQKILRHSQ